Within the Thermodesulfobacteriota bacterium genome, the region ACGAATTTGTTAACGCCGCATTCGGAGCCGTGGAATCTACGGGACCGATTTTCCTTCCGATCTTCCTGTCAGGAGATGACCTCACCGACTTCCGACGTACTACTGAAGTGAATTTCAACGCTGTCACACTGCTCTATGGCATCCTATATGCCATTGGCGACCGCAATGCCCCATTTGAGCACTCAACATCGTCGTGCTACTTTTGCCAGGCGTTGGACAAGTTGACTGCCGCACTCAAGATGCCCGACGTTGAAACGCTCGTTCTGACGGCAGGTGCGAACGTCAGACAGGGCTTTGGTTCAGCGCTCAGTGCCACTATGTTGCGGAACGCTCTCCAGATCCTCCCGGACTCAAACAAGATCCGTTGTGACTGCATTACTGACATTTGGGTTGCTGCCGAAGAGCGCGATGAGCCGAACCACATTGAAGTTTTAACAGCCGTTACTGCCATTCTGAAGGAAATTGACTGCGCTTCGCTTGCCCAACCATTCCGCAAGTGCCTTTCCTACATTGCCACGGTTGCATTCGCCGAAGTTGATCCACAGGCAGAGGACACCTTCATCCGGCAGCATTTCTCTGATAACGATCTTGACTGGATTCCCAAGGAAAAAGAGCAGATTGCCGAGTATAGAAGAACGAAGCAGTTCTCATGGAAAGCACTTTCGATACGTTAGGGCCAACAATCGCCTGCACTTTACAATCTCATTCCATCCGTTCTTGCCTAAGTCAGTGAAAATCACGTTGGGTGTTTCAAAAGCGAATGAGGCTTTGACATATTCGTTGAAGCCTTCCTTCAACTCCGCTATGAGTTCTTCATCCAGGAGTTAAGCGTCATCAGGATAACCGTACCCACAGGCCTATCATAAAACGCAATAAAACTTGGAGAAAGACAGAGTTACTCAAAACAAATCTTTCATAATTTTGCCTTCAAATGTTCCGGCACATATTTTAACACACCGCTGAAATTTTTTACCGCGATCTTACACAGATCCTGAGTTCTCAGTGATTCCGGCACATATTCTAACGCACGGCCGTCATTTGCTACTGCAATTCTACACAGCTCCTCCGTTTTCAACTCTTCTGGCACATACTGCAGGGCTTTCCCGTATTGTCTTACAGCAATTTTACATAGTTCCTCGGTTCTCAGTGACTCCGGCACATACTGCAGGAATTCGCCTCTTCGTTTTACCATATTTCTACATTGTTCCTCAGTTATCAACTCTTCCGGCACATATTCTAACGATTTGCTGTCATTTGCTACCGCAGTTCCGCACAGATTCCCGGTTTTCAACTCTTCCGGCACATACTGCAGGGCTTTCCCGTATTGTCTTACAGCAATTTTACATAACTCCTCTGTCTTCAGCTCTCCCGGTACATATTCTAACGCACCGCCGTAATTTTCTACCGCAATTCTACATAACTCCTCAGTTATTAAATCTTTTGGCACATATTCTAACGCACTGCCGTAATCTTCTACCGCGATCTTACACAGATCCTCGGTTCTCAACTCTTCCGGCACATGTTCTAACACAAAGGGTCTATATGCTCCCGCAGTTCTACAAAGCTCCCCGGTTTTCAACTCTTGCGGCACATGTTCTAACGCCTTGCCGTCATTTGCTACCGCAATTCTACACAACTCCCTGGTTTTCAACTCTTCCGGCACATATTCTAACGCACTGCCGTCATTTTCTACCGCGATCTTACACAGATCCTCGGTTCTCAACTCTTCCGGTACGCATTGTAATAGACAAGGGTTATCTTCTACCGCAATTCTACACAGTTCCTCGGTCCTTAAAGATTCCGGTACATACTGTAATGCCCCATAGTGACTTTCTACCGCAATTCTACACAGATCCTCGGTCCTTAAAGATTCCGGTACATACTGTAATGCCCAATAGTGACTTTCTACCGCAATTCTACACAGATCATCAGTCCTCAATGATTCCGGCACATATTCTAACGCACTGCCGTCATCTTCTACAGCAATTTTACATAGCTCCTCGGTAATTAATGATTCCGGCACATACTGTAATGCCCCATAGTGACTTTCTACCGCAATTCTGCATAGCGCCTCAGTTTTCACTGACTTCGGTACATACTGTAACGTAAAGCCATATTTTACTACTGCAATTTTACACAGCTCCTCGGTTCTCAGTGACTCCGGCACATATTGCAGGTGAACGCCAAATTGTTTCACCGCAATTTTACACAGCTCCTCGGTTCTCAGTGACTCCGGCACATACTGCAGGAATTCGCCGTTTTGTTTTACAGCGATTTTACACAGCTCCTCGGTTATCAACTTTTCTGGTACATACTGTATCACAGTACCGTCCTTTATTACCGCGATTCTACACAGACTTTCTGTTTTCAGTGATTCCGGCACATGACCTAACGCACTGCCGGCTTTTTCTACCGCAATTCTACACAGATCATCAGTCCTTAATGATTCCGGCACGTGACCTAACGCACTACCTTCGTTTTCTACCGCAATTCTACACAGATCCTCGGTAATTAATGATTCCGGCACATGACCTAACGCACTGCCGGCTTTTTCTACCGCAATTCTAAATAGCTCCTCGGTCCTCAATGATTTCGGGACGTATTTTAACGCATAGCCTTTACCTTCTACTGCAATTCTGCACAAACCCTTAGTTCTCAACTTTTCTGGTACATACTTTAATGCACTACCGTAATTTTTTACCGCTATTTTACATAACTCCCTAGTCCTCAATGATTCCGGCACATGCCTTAAATCACTACCGTCTGTTCCTACCGCGATTCTAAACAGTTCGGGGGTTCTATGCTTATTTTTCACTGTCAATATTAGAAGGCCGCCATTTTTTACCGCTATTTTATACACTTCCTCAGTTCTCATATCCCGGGGCACAACCGACAAAAGATTGCCGTTTTGTTTTACCGCGATTTTACATAACTCCTCAGTTATTAAATTTTTTGGCACATACCGTAACGTATAGCCTTTATCTTCTACAGCAATTTTACATAGCTCCTCGGTTTTCAACTCTTCCGGTACATACTTTAATGCACTACCGTCGTTTTTTACCGCAATTCTACACAGGTCCTCGGTCCTTAATGACTTCGGTACACGCTTAAGACTAACGCCGCATTTTTTTAACCAACCCCTATAGAATGAAATTGTTTTCTTATTTTTTTCCATGTTATAACCTCAAACTGATACCAGCTTTCATTACAAGTGTCCCTTGAAACCATTATCCGTCCGTGAGACTTATCATTAACCCGCTCCCTTTAACTGATAAGACATGGCTCCTGACATATTTATCCTGCTCTAAACTCGCGATTCAGTAAGAACTGTAAGAACCTGGCAGCCCCTTTAAATAGTGCATGTGAAATTCGCCGAGGCGTTGAAAGCTAATTGATTTGATCTTTCCTCATTTATCACACCGTAGAAGATAAAAAGAGTATCCACCGCCTTCGACCAGGCGAAAAAGATTACCACAATCACGGCACCTTGCTTCGACTTCCCGTCCCATCACGCCCCCCGCATGAAACAACTTCTATATTTAAAATACCATATATCAAGGTACTGTGACAGAAGAGGTCACACTTCCCGGTTTTTTAATTATTTTTCCGCCGGCATCAGAAAACATCATCCACTTGATTATTTTACGGAATAACTCTATATCTTTTGGCACTCACGGGTTATTGAAAGAAATTTTAAGAGCGCAGGGGTATCTGGCCAACAACAAAGTGAGGAGACCCAATATTGAAGTAAGTCAGGCAGAGCAAAAGCTTGTTTAAAAGACGCTGGCTTCGTTTGGGTGGCTATAGCCCGCATATTTCATAAAATTTTCCGGCATAACCGAATAAACCTATAAAAGACAGCCTGTTCGAAAAGATTTTGATGTGTACTCCAAAAATTCAAATTGTCTTTCGTTTTTTGTGGTATTTTATCCTTCTAATGCCGGAAAATTTCACCCTGCGGGCGAGTCACCTTGACCGCATCCGCTGTGTTGCAGGCCGCTCGCAGTAGATTGATTACAGCTTCGCGACCTGCGCCTTGCGGCTCCGGCCAAATCGACTCGTGAAAGATGCGGGCTAGAAAAGGCGTTTATGGAATTGGCGATAACTTTTCAATATAGTCAGAATTTAATTTATTGATGTCATTACACCCGATCAATGCCATTACCCGTTCCATTTCATCTTTCAAAATCGAAAGCGCCCTGTCTACCCCTTTTTCTCCCCCGGCTGCCAATCCATATAAATAGGCCCGGCCAATCATACAGGCATCGGCGCCCAGGGCGATCGCCTTAATAATATCGGAACCTCTTGTAATACCGCCGTCAACCAATATTTCGAGCTGATCCTTTACGGCATCTTTAACCTTGGGTAAAAGTTCTAAACCCGTGGGGGCGCCGTCCAGCTGCCGGCCGCCATGATTCGATAACACGATGCCGCTGGCACCGATATCAACGGCCCTTTTTGCGTCTTCTACAGATTGTATTCCTTTTAAAAGGAAGGGGCCCTCTCCCCAGTAGTCTTTTATTTTTTTGGCATCTTCCCAGGAGACAGAGGCATCGTACTGGCCATTAATGGTATCAACTACTTTTTGCATGTCACCGCCATGGGGTAAATACCCGGTCATATTGCCCATAACCAGTTTGGGAGATGTTAAAAACCGGAATAACCATTTCGGTCTGGAGAGAGAGGCTAAAGCCATGTTTATTTTTAAGCGGAAGGTTCCATGACCGTGATGAAGATCACGTTCTCTTTTACCCAGAACCGGTGAATCTACCGCCAGATAAATACCCTTGTAACCGGACGTTTTGCAGCGATCTAAAAACTTGTACACCCAATCCCTGTTATGCCAGATATATATCTGAAAAAATAAGTCCCCTGTTGATACGGCTGCCGCATCTTCTATGGAGGTAGTCGAAACGGTTGATAAGGTATAGGGAATTTGCGCTTTATTGGCGGATTTCACAACCGCCTCCTCGCCTTTATAGTGGAAGAGACGGGAAAATCCAGTAGGCGCCAGGACAACAGGCAGGGCACTGTCCCTGCCATTTATTTGGGTTCTCAGGTTAATTGCCGTGACATCTTTCAATACTCTTGGCCGAAAACCATATGTTCTGAATACAGAACGGTTCCGCTGCATTGTAATTTCATCTTCAGCCCCGCCATCAATGTAGTCGAACGCTACACGAGGAATGCTTTTCTTAGCAAGAATCCGTAAATCATTTATGGAAGCACAACGGTCAAGATTTTTCACAGCGTAATTCCAATCTTCTTTTTTGTTTTCTATTTTCTTTATTAT harbors:
- a CDS encoding alpha-hydroxy acid oxidase, yielding MIIKKIENKKEDWNYAVKNLDRCASINDLRILAKKSIPRVAFDYIDGGAEDEITMQRNRSVFRTYGFRPRVLKDVTAINLRTQINGRDSALPVVLAPTGFSRLFHYKGEEAVVKSANKAQIPYTLSTVSTTSIEDAAAVSTGDLFFQIYIWHNRDWVYKFLDRCKTSGYKGIYLAVDSPVLGKRERDLHHGHGTFRLKINMALASLSRPKWLFRFLTSPKLVMGNMTGYLPHGGDMQKVVDTINGQYDASVSWEDAKKIKDYWGEGPFLLKGIQSVEDAKRAVDIGASGIVLSNHGGRQLDGAPTGLELLPKVKDAVKDQLEILVDGGITRGSDIIKAIALGADACMIGRAYLYGLAAGGEKGVDRALSILKDEMERVMALIGCNDINKLNSDYIEKLSPIP
- a CDS encoding DUF4116 domain-containing protein; amino-acid sequence: MEKNKKTISFYRGWLKKCGVSLKRVPKSLRTEDLCRIAVKNDGSALKYVPEELKTEELCKIAVEDKGYTLRYVPKNLITEELCKIAVKQNGNLLSVVPRDMRTEEVYKIAVKNGGLLILTVKNKHRTPELFRIAVGTDGSDLRHVPESLRTRELCKIAVKNYGSALKYVPEKLRTKGLCRIAVEGKGYALKYVPKSLRTEELFRIAVEKAGSALGHVPESLITEDLCRIAVENEGSALGHVPESLRTDDLCRIAVEKAGSALGHVPESLKTESLCRIAVIKDGTVIQYVPEKLITEELCKIAVKQNGEFLQYVPESLRTEELCKIAVKQFGVHLQYVPESLRTEELCKIAVVKYGFTLQYVPKSVKTEALCRIAVESHYGALQYVPESLITEELCKIAVEDDGSALEYVPESLRTDDLCRIAVESHYWALQYVPESLRTEDLCRIAVESHYGALQYVPESLRTEELCRIAVEDNPCLLQCVPEELRTEDLCKIAVENDGSALEYVPEELKTRELCRIAVANDGKALEHVPQELKTGELCRTAGAYRPFVLEHVPEELRTEDLCKIAVEDYGSALEYVPKDLITEELCRIAVENYGGALEYVPGELKTEELCKIAVRQYGKALQYVPEELKTGNLCGTAVANDSKSLEYVPEELITEEQCRNMVKRRGEFLQYVPESLRTEELCKIAVRQYGKALQYVPEELKTEELCRIAVANDGRALEYVPESLRTQDLCKIAVKNFSGVLKYVPEHLKAKL